From a region of the Ardenticatena maritima genome:
- a CDS encoding histidine phosphatase family protein — protein MTTIYMVRHGETDWNVIGRYQGQEDPPLNARGRAQAEATAEQLAQEQITAIYSSDLKRAAQTAEALAQRLNLPVHLDPRLREINQGEWQGVLVDDIRARWPERFQQWQTAPWETHPPGGETLHDVETRILAALADIATRHPNERVAVFTHKLPIALMRIRLKGAPHEALWSLLPKNAAWDVFDVSADELRHLLAQLTTPRAP, from the coding sequence ATGACAACGATTTACATGGTTCGACACGGCGAAACCGATTGGAACGTCATCGGTCGCTATCAAGGGCAAGAAGACCCACCACTCAACGCACGTGGACGCGCTCAGGCAGAAGCCACAGCAGAGCAACTGGCGCAAGAGCAAATCACCGCCATTTACAGCAGTGATTTGAAACGCGCCGCCCAAACCGCCGAAGCGCTCGCGCAGCGGCTCAATCTGCCCGTCCATCTGGACCCCCGCCTGCGCGAGATCAACCAGGGTGAATGGCAAGGTGTGCTGGTTGACGACATTCGCGCCCGCTGGCCGGAACGTTTTCAGCAGTGGCAAACTGCGCCATGGGAAACACATCCGCCGGGCGGCGAAACACTGCACGACGTCGAAACGCGCATTTTGGCGGCGCTGGCGGACATCGCAACCCGCCACCCCAACGAGCGGGTTGCCGTTTTCACGCACAAATTGCCCATCGCGCTCATGCGCATTCGGCTCAAAGGCGCCCCCCACGAGGCGCTCTGGTCGCTTCTGCCCAAGAACGCCGCATGGGACGTGTTCGACGTTTCAGCCGATGAACTACGCCACCTGCTCGCCCAACTTACAACACCCCGCGCGCCGTAA
- a CDS encoding glucosyl-3-phosphoglycerate synthase: protein MSHTVKHASKQRIERTVHPVLVPLIHNQTPDEWLLRIALAIAKNRRTYVRVIGIVPVENPEALSEATPKVQIARQNLQSLAETYLGEPIQFDLHVRVSHEPWRIIQEIVIAHDISVVVLRWLPGHSNDVYGAHMDELLGLIPCDVIAFSGPPPQEVKNILVPIRGSKESALLIETALALTEALNSRITLLFAEESQSEERDEAIWQEIERSTRGHRLVTRRLRVIGDVVSAVRQIAGEYDLIMVGVAEQRAGSGARRVGAIARGITEAVNTPIILVKTEYRPAHFEEVRTRYDELELPPSPTSVIVDRWFAENTFSSDEFSDIAHLVDLKREQGLTISLGLPALNEEETIGNVITTVRDALMREYPLLDEIVLIDSGSTDYTVEIARDLGIPVYLHSDILPQYGTYRGKGEGLWKSLYVLKGDIIAWIDTDIVNIHPRFVYGIVGPLLLREDIHYVKGFYRRPLRVGEKMQAGGGGRVTELVARPLINLFYPELSGIIQPLSGEYAGRRRVLEQLPFYTGYGVETGLLLSLVEQYGLSSIAQVDLRQRVHHNQPLPALSKMAFAIIQVFIEHLEERNQVRLLSDINRSMKLIQYEGGRYFLEELYISDIRRPPMATLPEYRKAFGLNTTPDEGDEA from the coding sequence ATGAGCCACACCGTGAAACATGCCAGCAAACAACGCATCGAACGCACGGTGCATCCTGTGCTTGTGCCGCTCATTCACAACCAAACACCCGACGAATGGCTGCTGCGTATCGCTCTGGCTATCGCCAAAAACCGCCGCACCTACGTGCGCGTTATCGGCATCGTGCCGGTCGAAAACCCCGAAGCCCTGAGCGAAGCCACCCCCAAAGTCCAGATCGCACGCCAGAACTTGCAATCGCTTGCAGAAACGTACCTCGGCGAGCCTATCCAATTCGACCTGCATGTGCGTGTGAGCCACGAACCCTGGCGCATCATTCAAGAAATCGTCATCGCTCATGACATCAGCGTTGTGGTGTTGCGCTGGCTACCGGGGCACAGCAACGATGTGTACGGGGCACACATGGACGAGCTACTGGGGCTCATTCCCTGCGACGTGATTGCATTCAGCGGTCCTCCACCGCAAGAGGTGAAGAACATTTTGGTGCCCATTCGCGGCAGTAAAGAAAGCGCCCTGCTGATCGAAACCGCGCTAGCACTGACCGAAGCACTCAATAGCCGCATCACGCTCTTGTTCGCCGAAGAAAGCCAATCCGAAGAGCGTGATGAAGCCATCTGGCAGGAAATTGAGCGCAGCACACGCGGGCATCGTTTGGTGACGCGCCGCCTGCGCGTCATCGGTGATGTAGTTTCAGCCGTGCGTCAAATCGCCGGCGAATACGACCTCATCATGGTGGGGGTCGCCGAGCAGCGTGCCGGCAGTGGCGCGCGCCGTGTGGGTGCTATTGCTCGCGGTATCACCGAAGCGGTCAACACGCCTATCATCCTCGTCAAAACGGAATACCGCCCGGCGCACTTTGAAGAAGTACGCACACGCTACGACGAACTCGAACTGCCCCCCTCCCCTACATCCGTGATTGTTGACCGCTGGTTTGCTGAAAACACATTCAGCAGCGATGAATTTAGCGACATCGCGCACCTGGTGGACTTGAAACGTGAGCAAGGGCTTACCATCAGCCTGGGGCTCCCCGCCTTGAACGAAGAAGAGACCATCGGCAATGTCATCACCACCGTGCGCGACGCCCTCATGCGCGAATACCCCCTGCTCGACGAAATCGTGCTCATTGATTCCGGCTCGACCGACTACACCGTGGAAATTGCCCGCGACCTGGGCATTCCCGTCTATTTGCATAGCGATATCCTGCCCCAATACGGCACGTACCGCGGCAAAGGTGAAGGGTTGTGGAAAAGCCTCTACGTGCTGAAAGGCGACATCATCGCCTGGATTGATACCGACATCGTCAACATTCACCCCCGCTTTGTGTACGGCATTGTTGGACCATTGCTCCTGCGCGAGGACATTCATTATGTCAAGGGATTTTATCGGCGACCATTGCGTGTGGGGGAAAAAATGCAAGCCGGTGGCGGCGGCCGTGTCACCGAGTTGGTTGCTCGCCCACTCATCAACCTCTTCTACCCCGAACTTTCGGGCATCATCCAGCCACTTTCAGGCGAATACGCAGGACGCCGCCGCGTACTGGAACAACTGCCTTTCTACACCGGCTACGGCGTCGAAACGGGGCTGTTGCTCAGCCTGGTGGAACAATACGGCTTGAGCAGTATCGCCCAGGTGGATTTGCGCCAACGTGTGCATCACAATCAGCCTTTGCCGGCGCTCAGCAAAATGGCTTTTGCCATCATCCAAGTCTTTATCGAACACCTTGAAGAGCGCAACCAGGTGCGCCTGCTGAGCGACATCAACCGCTCGATGAAACTCATCCAGTATGAAGGCGGGCGCTACTTCCTCGAAGAACTGTACATCTCAGACATTCGCCGCCCACCCATGGCAACATTGCCCGAATACCGCAAAGCCTTTGGCCTCAACACCACCCCAGACGAAGGAGACGAAGCATGA
- a CDS encoding zinc metalloprotease: MRRFVLLFGVLAFLLVVGTSTATPTACPPDCGVFLPLIKRDPTPLAITAGFEITQGVQQPDTSVQLVANRPTYARVTITSATSHTNVEAYLHASRNGQELATSPIAAINNPRTLKSSANRSALNDTFNFALPNDWLSGTLTLWVTADNGTTYFATSQTTTVSFTSVPTLNVRVVPVQYQCQGGGTITPTAPFDYLIEYTRKVYPVPNITLQTRATPLTYSGPCTNGKPDPTQTDWVYLLYDITDAWLADGAPNEYYYALLDVECSGGCIAGLGWIGGYKAAVGWTGWNANHDGASETHAHEVGHNHGRKHAPGCGAADPDPAYPYTDGNGKSPIGNSGAQNYGFDVYGSQTIYPYTQYYDIMGYCDPTWISDYTYEAILTYAQQNNLLRITHPENVMFVSGMLGENDTSATLRPAFTLETANLPHATGPYTLDLLDAGGRLLASYTFAPVHAALDPVGDAEGGDIRGFALTIPAHPKADAIRIRKGSEVLAERHGGAAAPQFVENALTATTNTLRWAVSDTDGDDLVYLVRYSPDGGKTWQALAINQTATELARTTPLAPGLYEILASDGVHTSRLRTEIP; this comes from the coding sequence ATGCGGCGTTTTGTGCTTTTATTCGGTGTATTGGCTTTCCTGTTGGTGGTGGGAACCTCGACGGCGACGCCCACAGCCTGCCCACCGGACTGCGGCGTCTTCTTGCCCCTCATCAAACGTGACCCAACACCGCTTGCCATTACAGCCGGCTTTGAAATCACCCAGGGGGTCCAGCAACCAGACACCAGCGTCCAGTTGGTCGCCAACCGCCCCACATACGCCCGCGTCACCATCACCAGCGCGACATCCCACACCAATGTGGAAGCCTACCTACATGCGTCGCGCAACGGGCAGGAACTCGCGACGTCTCCCATCGCCGCCATCAACAACCCACGCACCCTCAAAAGCAGTGCGAACCGCTCCGCGCTCAACGACACGTTCAACTTTGCCCTGCCCAACGATTGGCTTTCGGGTACACTCACGCTCTGGGTGACGGCTGACAACGGCACAACGTACTTTGCCACCAGCCAGACAACAACGGTTTCGTTCACCAGTGTGCCCACGCTCAACGTGCGCGTAGTTCCCGTGCAATACCAGTGCCAGGGTGGCGGAACAATCACGCCCACTGCGCCCTTCGATTATCTCATCGAATACACGCGCAAAGTCTATCCCGTCCCCAACATCACGCTGCAAACACGCGCCACGCCGCTCACGTACAGCGGCCCCTGCACCAACGGCAAACCAGACCCTACACAAACCGACTGGGTCTATCTCCTCTATGACATTACAGACGCCTGGTTGGCGGACGGCGCGCCCAACGAGTATTACTACGCCCTGCTGGATGTGGAATGTAGCGGTGGCTGTATCGCCGGGCTGGGCTGGATTGGCGGCTATAAAGCGGCGGTTGGTTGGACGGGGTGGAACGCCAATCACGACGGGGCGAGCGAAACCCACGCCCACGAAGTGGGGCACAACCACGGTCGCAAGCATGCCCCCGGTTGCGGCGCAGCAGATCCCGACCCCGCCTACCCGTACACGGACGGGAACGGCAAATCTCCTATCGGGAACAGCGGCGCGCAAAATTACGGCTTCGACGTGTACGGGTCGCAAACCATCTACCCCTACACGCAATACTACGACATCATGGGGTACTGCGACCCGACCTGGATTTCGGATTACACCTACGAAGCCATCTTGACCTATGCGCAACAAAACAATCTGCTGCGTATCACCCACCCCGAAAACGTCATGTTCGTCTCGGGCATGCTGGGCGAAAATGATACCAGCGCCACACTGCGCCCGGCGTTTACCCTGGAAACCGCCAACCTGCCGCACGCAACCGGCCCCTACACGCTCGACCTGCTCGACGCCGGCGGGCGTCTGCTGGCTTCCTACACCTTCGCACCGGTTCACGCCGCCCTGGACCCCGTGGGCGACGCCGAGGGCGGGGACATTCGCGGTTTCGCGCTCACCATTCCCGCGCACCCCAAAGCCGATGCGATTCGTATCCGCAAAGGGAGCGAGGTGCTTGCCGAGCGCCACGGCGGCGCCGCCGCCCCCCAATTTGTTGAAAACGCCCTGACCGCCACCACCAACACCCTGCGCTGGGCGGTAAGCGACACCGACGGCGACGACCTTGTCTATCTGGTGCGCTACTCGCCCGACGGCGGAAAAACCTGGCAAGCACTCGCCATCAACCAGACCGCCACTGAATTGGCGCGCACAACGCCGCTTGCTCCTGGGTTGTACGAAATCCTTGCCAGCGACGGCGTCCACACAAGCCGCCTACGCACCGAGATACCGTAA
- a CDS encoding DUF4230 domain-containing protein — MIVEHTPASTPEPNRSGCWRIAGTIALVLLGAALFTAALTFYGFYRQGEAFVQKVETLFAQPTPTPQIDVRAVIVKQVRNASELTTAIYSMETIVAQSQARELLGVQVGETKMIYVAYGEVRAGVDLSEIDVNDVRVISDTVIIRLPPPKLLDAKIDVERSYVYDFDKSLFGPVDPAMQSRAEQLALAKIRRAACENAILEEANNRAAIAVRALLEAASFRNVEVVTTPPAPSTCPKDEEGVSSP, encoded by the coding sequence GTGATTGTGGAACACACACCTGCTTCCACACCAGAACCGAACCGTAGCGGCTGTTGGCGCATTGCCGGAACAATCGCGCTTGTGCTTCTTGGCGCTGCCCTCTTCACAGCCGCGCTCACGTTCTACGGCTTCTACCGCCAGGGAGAAGCCTTTGTGCAAAAAGTGGAAACGCTCTTTGCCCAACCCACCCCCACGCCCCAGATTGACGTGCGCGCCGTCATCGTCAAGCAAGTACGCAACGCCAGCGAGTTGACAACCGCGATTTACAGCATGGAAACCATCGTCGCCCAATCACAGGCGCGCGAACTGCTGGGCGTCCAGGTGGGGGAAACCAAGATGATATACGTTGCCTATGGGGAAGTGCGCGCCGGCGTTGATCTGAGCGAGATTGACGTCAACGATGTGCGGGTCATCAGCGATACGGTCATCATTCGCCTGCCGCCCCCCAAACTGCTGGATGCGAAAATTGACGTGGAACGCTCTTACGTGTACGACTTCGACAAAAGCCTTTTCGGCCCTGTGGACCCCGCTATGCAAAGCCGCGCCGAACAACTGGCGCTCGCCAAAATTCGCCGCGCCGCCTGCGAAAACGCTATTCTGGAAGAAGCCAACAACCGCGCCGCCATTGCCGTGCGTGCTCTCCTGGAAGCGGCTTCCTTCCGCAACGTCGAGGTAGTGACCACACCACCAGCACCATCAACCTGCCCAAAGGATGAAGAAGGCGTATCCTCGCCTTGA
- a CDS encoding rhodanese-like domain-containing protein gives MSEAPKALNAEILLNYQRQGTILVDLRSSAEFVEAHIPGAINIPATDASAFPMMMVLLHPHAPVAFVHDDAVEAEEIAQAVHKMRRNPVVGWLDTPLRRWNHPEIALEPFPTLELYEFIEVVRTQREDEADTISILDVREEAEARLSGIVLGSRLIPLRELHQRIGELPAHAHHITVCMSGERAVTGASMLRAHNLDAAALYPGGVPHLPFDLREAI, from the coding sequence ATGAGCGAGGCACCCAAAGCCCTCAACGCCGAAATTTTGCTGAACTACCAGCGGCAAGGCACGATACTGGTGGATTTGCGTTCCAGCGCTGAATTTGTCGAAGCGCACATTCCAGGCGCTATCAACATTCCGGCAACCGACGCCTCGGCTTTTCCCATGATGATGGTGCTGTTGCACCCGCATGCGCCGGTCGCCTTCGTTCACGATGACGCCGTCGAAGCCGAAGAAATTGCCCAAGCGGTACACAAAATGCGCCGCAATCCGGTGGTTGGCTGGCTCGACACACCATTACGCCGCTGGAATCATCCTGAAATCGCCCTTGAACCATTCCCCACCCTCGAACTCTACGAATTTATTGAGGTTGTGCGTACCCAGCGCGAAGATGAAGCCGACACCATCTCCATTCTCGACGTGCGCGAAGAGGCCGAAGCCCGCCTGAGCGGTATCGTGCTCGGCTCGCGGCTCATTCCTCTGCGCGAACTGCACCAGCGCATTGGCGAACTTCCCGCCCATGCGCACCATATCACCGTCTGCATGTCGGGGGAACGCGCCGTCACAGGCGCGAGCATGTTGCGCGCCCACAATCTCGACGCCGCCGCGCTCTATCCGGGGGGCGTGCCCCATCTCCCGTTTGACTTGCGTGAAGCGATTTGA
- the ygfZ gene encoding CAF17-like 4Fe-4S cluster assembly/insertion protein YgfZ, translating into MAHEMEHVHNALGANWIEQQGRLVPNEYGNTAEAVRAAEERVVLCDRSHWGRLRLLGRDHLTFLHNYTTADFKRAQPGDAIEAVALTATARLIDLLTVLVSEDESLLITSPERRAILPNWFRRFIFFGTDLKIEDITDQTALFTLAGPQSAAVLEHLHTPIPETGRFVNATIADVPVKLAAGSGLALPGFTIVAPQAHAAALFEALFHAGQSFGIEPMGAEAWEILRVLHGRPAADHEITEDYNPLEAGLWDAISFNKGCYIGQEVVARLDTYAKIKQHLMRLRLSAPAPVGSPLIAEEREVGRLTSLVETPDGAIIGLGYVRRDWATPGTKVAVQHGDTLIEAVLEEPRYVRRERPPELP; encoded by the coding sequence ATGGCGCACGAAATGGAACATGTGCACAACGCCCTTGGGGCAAACTGGATCGAACAGCAGGGGCGGCTGGTTCCCAACGAATACGGCAACACCGCCGAAGCGGTACGCGCCGCCGAAGAGCGCGTTGTCCTGTGCGACCGCAGCCACTGGGGGCGTTTGCGCCTCTTGGGGCGCGACCACCTCACCTTTCTGCACAACTACACCACCGCCGATTTCAAGCGCGCCCAGCCCGGCGACGCCATCGAAGCCGTTGCCCTCACCGCCACCGCCCGCCTGATTGACCTGCTGACGGTGCTGGTTTCCGAAGATGAAAGCCTGCTCATCACATCGCCCGAACGGCGCGCCATCTTGCCGAACTGGTTTCGGCGCTTCATCTTCTTTGGCACCGATTTGAAAATTGAAGACATCACCGACCAAACCGCATTGTTCACCCTGGCGGGACCGCAAAGCGCCGCCGTGCTGGAACATCTCCACACCCCCATTCCCGAAACCGGGCGCTTTGTCAACGCCACTATCGCCGACGTCCCCGTCAAACTCGCCGCGGGGAGTGGGTTGGCGCTGCCCGGCTTCACCATTGTGGCGCCCCAAGCGCACGCCGCCGCCCTCTTTGAAGCCCTTTTCCACGCCGGGCAATCGTTCGGTATCGAACCGATGGGCGCCGAAGCCTGGGAGATTCTGCGTGTCCTGCATGGTCGCCCCGCCGCCGACCATGAAATCACCGAAGACTACAACCCACTGGAAGCCGGCTTGTGGGACGCTATCAGTTTCAACAAGGGGTGCTACATCGGGCAAGAAGTCGTGGCGCGGCTGGACACCTACGCCAAAATCAAGCAGCACCTCATGCGCCTGCGGCTGTCCGCCCCCGCCCCCGTCGGAAGCCCTCTCATCGCCGAAGAGCGCGAGGTCGGGCGGCTAACAAGCCTCGTCGAAACGCCAGACGGCGCCATCATTGGGCTGGGCTACGTTCGGCGTGATTGGGCGACGCCGGGCACCAAAGTGGCGGTGCAACATGGCGACACGCTTATCGAAGCCGTACTGGAAGAGCCGCGCTACGTGCGCCGTGAGCGCCCCCCCGAACTTCCCTAG
- the nhaA gene encoding Na+/H+ antiporter NhaA — protein sequence MKPHFQFDDEANAAMQSNISPRLTSIVRAFQDFAHQEASGGIVVLAATIVALIWANISPETYEELWHHLKVGITWGEHALKMSLGHWINDGLMAIFFFVVGLEIKREVTVGELRSIKRVTFPIAAAIGGMVVPALIYVAFNWGEPTLSGWGIPMATDIAFALGVLALLGSRIPTSLKIFLTTLAIADDMGAVLIIALFYTSDLSVTWLLLGLAAIGVAFLLNRLRFYRSLVYLVLGIIAWYGFLQSGVHATIAGVLMAFTIPVRRFLDRRTFLNNARRILAEMEDAIENDDLFRSGIDTLETLSENAQSPLRRLETNLHPVVAFFIVPIFALANAGVHIEGGFGDILGSPLFLGIVLGLALGKPVGIFLGAYLSSLLKLGQKPDTVSWAHILGAGMLGGIGFTVALFIATLGLPESALPVAKLSILTASFLAGVAGVIWLLITSRPEQAPVLSAEEEEYQAVGES from the coding sequence ATGAAGCCGCACTTTCAATTTGATGACGAAGCCAACGCCGCCATGCAATCGAACATTTCGCCCCGCCTTACATCCATTGTGCGGGCGTTTCAAGATTTTGCGCACCAGGAAGCCTCGGGCGGTATTGTTGTGCTCGCGGCAACCATCGTAGCGCTCATATGGGCAAATATTTCACCCGAAACATACGAGGAACTCTGGCACCATCTCAAAGTCGGCATTACCTGGGGTGAGCACGCCCTCAAAATGTCGCTCGGGCACTGGATCAACGACGGTTTGATGGCGATTTTCTTCTTCGTTGTGGGGCTGGAAATCAAGCGCGAAGTTACCGTGGGTGAACTGCGCTCCATCAAGCGCGTCACGTTCCCCATTGCCGCCGCTATCGGCGGCATGGTGGTGCCCGCGCTCATCTACGTGGCCTTCAACTGGGGCGAACCCACTCTCAGCGGGTGGGGTATTCCCATGGCAACCGATATTGCCTTTGCGCTGGGCGTGCTGGCGCTGTTGGGGTCGCGTATTCCCACCTCGCTCAAAATCTTCCTGACGACACTGGCAATCGCCGACGATATGGGCGCGGTGCTCATCATCGCCCTCTTCTACACCAGCGACCTTTCGGTGACGTGGCTCCTGCTTGGGCTTGCCGCCATTGGCGTGGCCTTCCTGCTGAACCGTCTGCGTTTCTATCGTTCATTGGTCTATCTCGTGTTGGGCATCATCGCCTGGTACGGGTTCCTGCAATCCGGCGTCCACGCCACCATTGCGGGTGTGCTCATGGCGTTCACCATTCCCGTGCGCCGCTTCCTCGACCGCCGCACGTTCCTCAACAACGCCCGGCGCATTCTGGCGGAAATGGAAGACGCCATCGAAAACGATGACCTCTTCCGCTCGGGGATTGACACGCTCGAAACGCTGAGCGAAAACGCCCAATCGCCCTTGCGCCGCCTCGAAACAAATCTGCACCCGGTGGTTGCGTTCTTCATCGTGCCCATCTTCGCACTGGCGAACGCGGGCGTGCACATCGAAGGTGGGTTTGGCGATATTCTGGGCAGCCCGCTCTTCCTCGGCATTGTGCTGGGGTTGGCGTTGGGCAAGCCGGTTGGCATCTTCCTGGGCGCATACCTCAGCAGCCTGCTCAAACTGGGGCAAAAACCCGACACTGTCTCGTGGGCGCACATTTTAGGCGCCGGCATGCTCGGCGGGATTGGTTTCACCGTGGCGCTCTTCATCGCCACGTTGGGCTTGCCTGAATCGGCGTTGCCGGTGGCAAAACTTTCCATTCTCACGGCTTCATTCCTGGCCGGGGTTGCCGGTGTCATCTGGTTGCTCATCACCAGCCGACCAGAACAAGCGCCCGTCCTGAGTGCTGAAGAGGAAGAATACCAAGCGGTGGGCGAATCATAA
- a CDS encoding AraC family ligand binding domain-containing protein, whose protein sequence is MKRSLHEQEPITNSDGHHIVELIGLASTNTSRYSVAHITAPAGTHGQPRTNRFDELLIVKAGRGVIEMAFNQYDIAPDDVVLIPAGTRYAIHAAPESDLVVWAVCIPAYRPEWSQVGEAKMNWRDYQVPRGVNRLRPSDEE, encoded by the coding sequence ATGAAACGCTCACTGCACGAGCAAGAACCCATCACCAACAGCGACGGCCATCACATCGTCGAATTGATTGGGCTGGCAAGCACCAACACATCCCGCTACAGTGTGGCGCACATCACAGCGCCAGCCGGCACGCATGGACAACCGCGCACCAACCGCTTCGACGAACTGCTCATCGTCAAAGCGGGGCGCGGCGTCATCGAAATGGCCTTCAACCAGTACGACATCGCGCCGGATGACGTGGTACTCATTCCGGCGGGCACACGCTACGCCATTCACGCCGCCCCCGAAAGCGACCTGGTGGTGTGGGCGGTCTGCATCCCCGCGTATCGCCCCGAATGGAGCCAGGTCGGCGAAGCCAAAATGAACTGGCGCGACTATCAAGTGCCGCGTGGTGTCAACCGTCTGCGCCCATCCGATGAAGAATAA
- a CDS encoding alpha/beta hydrolase has protein sequence MDLHHFSEHEQMEALLNQYIFYPEKTLWRTPADIGLPYETIWLRTEDGVRIHGWLIPHIDAPATILFFHGNAGTIADRLDNARLLYEAGWQIFLLDYRGFGRSEGTPSEQGTYRDARAVWEWARTELRGHLVLFGRSLGGAVAIWLAAQEDVTPTALIVENTFTRGRDIAKQVLPIPGVAHLLPDFYPSIDRIKRITCPKLIIHGEEDELIPVEHGRRLYEAAPPPKDLYLVPGGHHNDTWLVGGQAYLDRLSSFINSAIGEESSHEHA, from the coding sequence ATGGACCTCCATCATTTTTCCGAACATGAGCAAATGGAAGCACTTTTGAACCAGTACATTTTTTATCCTGAAAAAACGCTGTGGCGCACGCCCGCAGACATCGGCTTACCCTATGAAACCATCTGGTTGCGCACCGAAGACGGCGTGCGCATTCACGGCTGGCTCATCCCACACATTGACGCGCCAGCCACTATTCTCTTTTTCCACGGCAACGCCGGCACAATTGCCGACCGTCTGGATAACGCTCGCCTGTTGTATGAAGCCGGCTGGCAAATTTTCTTGCTGGATTACCGCGGTTTTGGCCGCAGTGAAGGCACGCCAAGCGAACAAGGCACCTACCGCGACGCCCGCGCAGTGTGGGAATGGGCGCGCACGGAGTTGCGGGGGCATCTGGTGCTCTTTGGGCGCTCCTTGGGGGGCGCCGTCGCCATCTGGCTTGCCGCCCAAGAAGACGTGACGCCAACCGCGCTCATCGTCGAAAATACATTCACCCGTGGGCGTGATATCGCCAAACAGGTGCTTCCCATTCCAGGGGTGGCGCACCTTTTACCCGATTTTTACCCCAGCATTGACCGCATCAAGCGTATCACATGCCCCAAACTCATCATCCACGGGGAAGAAGACGAACTCATACCGGTCGAGCACGGCCGCCGCCTCTACGAAGCCGCTCCGCCGCCCAAAGATCTCTACCTTGTACCGGGTGGACACCACAATGATACCTGGCTGGTTGGCGGCCAAGCCTACCTTGACCGGCTCTCATCGTTCATCAACTCAGCCATTGGCGAGGAGTCGTCGCATGAACACGCGTGA
- a CDS encoding MBL fold metallo-hydrolase, with amino-acid sequence MFVRSMWGNSIMHIETLVVGPLQVNCYIVVNEATGDAIIIDPGGDADRIIATIRANGWNPLRIVNTHCHFDHVLGVPALKAEFGIPFWVPHGEEALVARAPHIAQEWLGFDPGPAPTVDATIREGQNIAPPGLTLTVYETPGHSPNGCVFIGEGVCFTGDVVFAGSIGRYDLPGADFNTLMRSIRRVILPLPDETVLLPGHGPATTMADERRFNPYIRALMAKE; translated from the coding sequence ATGTTCGTGCGAAGCATGTGGGGGAACAGTATCATGCACATTGAAACGCTGGTTGTTGGTCCGCTGCAAGTCAATTGCTACATTGTGGTGAATGAAGCGACGGGCGACGCCATCATCATTGACCCAGGCGGTGATGCGGATCGCATTATCGCAACGATCCGCGCCAACGGCTGGAATCCTCTGCGTATCGTCAACACGCATTGCCACTTCGATCACGTGTTGGGCGTGCCTGCACTCAAAGCCGAATTTGGTATCCCGTTTTGGGTGCCGCATGGTGAAGAAGCGTTGGTCGCGCGTGCGCCCCATATCGCGCAGGAGTGGCTGGGCTTCGACCCGGGACCGGCGCCCACGGTGGATGCGACCATTCGCGAAGGGCAAAACATCGCCCCGCCCGGATTGACGCTGACGGTGTATGAAACGCCGGGGCACAGCCCCAATGGGTGTGTGTTCATCGGCGAGGGGGTCTGCTTTACGGGTGATGTTGTGTTTGCAGGCAGCATTGGGCGCTATGATTTGCCCGGTGCTGATTTCAACACATTGATGCGCAGTATCCGCCGCGTCATTTTGCCCCTTCCTGATGAGACGGTGCTCTTGCCGGGGCATGGACCCGCCACAACAATGGCGGATGAACGGCGTTTCAACCCCTACATTCGTGCATTGATGGCCAAAGAATAA
- a CDS encoding flavin reductase family protein, translating to MMSFDVEMFKRAMSQFATGVTIVTTRDGDDVHGMTANAFSSVSLDPMLVLVCIAKPLRTHEMIQKSGIFAVNILALSQRELAERFAGMVPGVEDRFEGIAYQTATTGAPVFDEALAWVDCRLWATYDGGDHTIFVGEVVDGAVLNDGTREPLLYFNRRWAHLGPVEQRGSSPWPKKTSDDETE from the coding sequence ATGATGTCTTTCGATGTTGAAATGTTCAAGCGCGCCATGAGCCAATTTGCCACGGGGGTGACGATTGTCACCACGCGGGATGGTGACGACGTGCATGGCATGACCGCCAATGCGTTTTCCAGCGTCTCGCTCGACCCGATGCTGGTGTTGGTCTGTATTGCCAAGCCTTTGCGCACGCATGAGATGATTCAGAAGAGCGGTATTTTTGCGGTGAATATCCTGGCGTTATCGCAGCGCGAGTTGGCGGAACGCTTTGCCGGCATGGTGCCGGGCGTGGAAGATCGTTTCGAGGGTATCGCGTACCAAACGGCGACAACCGGCGCGCCGGTGTTTGATGAGGCGCTGGCGTGGGTGGATTGCCGCCTCTGGGCGACGTATGATGGCGGTGACCACACGATTTTTGTGGGCGAGGTTGTTGATGGCGCGGTGCTCAATGACGGGACGCGCGAGCCGTTGCTCTACTTCAACCGTCGTTGGGCGCATTTGGGACCGGTGGAGCAGCGGGGGTCAAGTCCGTGGCCGAAAAAGACCAGCGACGATGAGACGGAGTGA